The following coding sequences lie in one Corallococcus macrosporus genomic window:
- a CDS encoding FHA domain-containing protein gives MPQTPAPKSVALTLVTAVGQEIPVTGTSFTIGRQFDCHYRPDSVQVSRRHTLLLHEPEGWFVEDMGSAMGTFHNERPLTHRQRLTDGDELRVADVKLRIRLR, from the coding sequence CGCATTGACCCTGGTCACGGCGGTGGGACAGGAGATTCCCGTCACGGGGACCTCCTTCACCATTGGCCGGCAGTTCGACTGTCATTACCGGCCTGACTCCGTGCAGGTCTCGCGCCGGCACACCCTGCTGCTCCACGAACCGGAGGGTTGGTTCGTGGAGGACATGGGCTCCGCGATGGGGACCTTCCACAACGAGCGTCCCCTCACCCACCGCCAGCGGCTGACCGATGGCGACGAGCTCAGGGTCGCGGACGTCAAGCTCCGGATCCGGCTTCGCTAG